From Scleropages formosus chromosome 1, fSclFor1.1, whole genome shotgun sequence, a single genomic window includes:
- the pou3f2a gene encoding POU domain, class 3, transcription factor 2a, whose product MATTASNHYNILTSSSSIAHSEPGSMQQATAYRDAQSLLQSDYAVHGNGHPLSHAHQWISALSHGDAAPWSSSPLSEQDVKPAVQSARDELHGSSGLQHQSRLSHPVHQPHGNHHDARAWRTSTTAHTPSMATTNAQTLVYSQPGFSVNGLIPASGQGMHHHALRDAHEDHHSPHLSDHGHQPSQQHQQQQQQSHHDHSDEDTPTSDDLEQFAKQFKQRRIKLGFTQADVGLALGTLYGNVFSQTTICRFEALQLSFKNMCKLKPLLNKWLEEADSTSGSPTSLDKIAAQGRKRKKRTSIEVSVKGALESHFLKCPKPGASEITSLADSLQLEKEVVRVWFCNRRQKEKRMTPPGGALPGSEDVFGDTPPHGGVQTPVP is encoded by the coding sequence ATGGCGACCACAGCGTCCAATCATTACAATATCCTCACATCCAGCTCGTCCATCGCGCACTCGGAGCCCGGGAGCATGCAGCAGGCGACCGCGTACAGGGACGCGCAGAGCCTGTTGCAGAGCGACTACGCGGTGCACGGCAACGGTCACCCGCTCAGCCACGCGCACCAGTGGATAAGCGCGCTGTCACACGGGGACGCGGCGCCGTGGTCCTCCAGCCCACTGAGCGAGCAGGACGTAAAGCCCGCGGTGCAGAGCGCCAGAGACGAGCTGCACGGCTCGAGCGGACTGCAGCATCAGTCGCGCCTGTCTCATCCCGTGCACCAGCCGCATGGGAACCATCATGACGCAAGGGCATGGAGAACGAGCACGACGGCTCACACGCCCAGCATGGCCACCACGAACGCGCAGACCCTCGTCTACTCTCAGCCCGGATTTAGCGTGAACGGCCTGATCCCGGCCAGCGGACAGGGGATGCACCATCACGCCCTCCGGGACGCCCACGAAGACCACCACAGCCCGCACCTGAGCGACCACGGCCACCAGCCCtcgcagcagcaccagcagcagcagcagcagagccacCACGACCACTCGGACGAGGACACGCCGACCTCGGACGACCTGGAGCAGTTCGCCAAGCAGTTCAAGCAGAGGCGCATCAAGCTGGGCTTCACGCAGGCGGACGTGGGGCTGGCCTTGGGGACCCTCTATGGGAATGTGTTCTCTCAGACCACCATCTGCAGGTTCGAGGCTCTGCAGCTCAGCTTTAAAAACATGTGCAAACTCAAGCCTTTGTTGAACAAGTGGTTGGAGGAGGCGGACTCCACCTCCGGGAGCCCCACGAGCCTGGACAAGATCGCAGCgcagggcaggaagaggaaaaagCGGACCTCCATAGAGGTAAGCGTGAAAGGGGCTCTGGAGAGCCATTTCCTCAAGTGCCCCAAGCCGGGGGCGTCGGAGATTACTTCGCTGGCGGACAGTCttcagctggagaaggaggttGTCAGGGTTTGGTTTTGTAACAGGCGGCAGAAGGAGAAACGCATGACGCCGCCCGGAGGAGCGCTCCCTGGAAGCGAGGATGTGTTTGGGGACACACCGCCACATGGTGGGGTCCAGACCCCGGTGCCGTGa
- the faxca gene encoding failed axon connections homolog — protein sequence MHWGVGLASSRSCVVDLGRNQSWSSLGLGGSDERHSLYGCIVAFPLHEHGGIMSGLGSDSWWKKTLYLTGGALLAAAAYLLHELLAIRKEQELDSKDAIILHQFSRPKSGAPSLSPFCLKMETYLRMVDLPYQNYFDGKLSPQGQMPWIEYNHEQVSGTEFIIDFLEEKLGVNLNKSLSPQERAVSRAITKMVEEHFYWTIAYCQWVDNLEETQKMLAVSGPLSDLLKWILSHLTGGIVRREMYGHGIGRFSKEEVYALMEKDMRTLATLLGDKKYIMGPKLSTLDATVFGHLAQAMWTLPGTRPEKLIKGELINLAMYCERIRRKFWPEWYVDVDDFYYDGSSESSGSPSRLLDFSLYSRTETFEEEVTGNSLSCSRTPDTDATGCSLFDSELDSEASDQDQPKR from the exons ATGCACTGGGGCGTGGGTCTCGCCTCCTCCCGCTCGTGTGTGGTCGATCTGGGCCGGAACCAGAGCTGGTCCTCGCTGGGCTTGGGCGGCTCCGATGAGCGGCACTCCCTGTACGGGTGCATCGTGGCCTTCCCCCTGCACGAGCACGGCGGGATCATGTCGGGACTCGGGTCCGATTCGTGGTGGAAGAAGACGCTCTACCTGACCGGCGGGGCGCTGCTGGCCGCGGCCGCCTACCTCCTGCACGAGCTGCTGGCGATCAG GAAGGAGCAGGAGTTGGACTCCAAAGATGCCATCATCTTGCACCAGTTCTCAAGGCCCAAGAGTGGAGCTCCTAGCCTGTCACCTTTCTGCCTCAAGATGGAGACATACCTGCGCATGGTGGACCTGCCTTACCAG AACTACTTTGATGGGAAACTGTCTCCGCAAGGCCAGATGCCCTGGATTGAGTACAACCACGAGCAGGTGTCAGGCACCGAATTCATCATCGACTTCCTGGAGGAGAAGCTCGGCGTGAACCTCAACAAGAGCCTTAGTCCCCAGGAGAGAGCCGTGTCCCGGGCCATCACCAAGATGGTGGAGGAGCACTTCTACTG gaccATCGCATACTGCCAGTGGGTGGACAACCTGGAGGAGACTCAGAAGATGTTGGCAGTGAGCGGGCCCCTGAGCGACCTGCTCAAGTGGATCCTGAGTCACCTGACCGGCGGCATCGTCAGGCGGGAGATGTATGGCCACGGCATTGGCCGATTCTCAAAGGAGGAGGTGTACGCCCTCATGGAGAAGGACATGCGCACACTGGCTACGTTGCTAG GCGATAAGAAGTACATAATGGGACCAAAGCTGTCAACACTGGATGCCACAGTCTTTGGTCATCTTGCCCAAGCCATGTGGACGTTGCCTGGCACTCGACCCGAAAAGCTAATTAAAG GGGAGCTTATCAACCTAGCCATGTACTGTGAGCGGATTCGCAGGAAGTTCTGGCCCGAATGGTACGTGGACGTCGATGACTTCTATTACGACGGCTCCAGCGAGTCCAGCGGCTCACCCTCCAGACTGCTGGACTTCAGCTTGTACTCGCGGACTGAGACCTTTGAGGAGGAGGTGACCGGGAACAGCCTTTCGTGCTCGCGCACGCCCGACACGGACGCCACCGGTTGTTCGCTCTTCGACTCTGAGCTGGACTCGGAGGCCTCCGACCAAGATCAGCCCAAGCGCTAA